The Lactobacillus sp. CBA3605 genome contains a region encoding:
- a CDS encoding response regulator transcription factor — MKKTILLVEDEPGLADSLATEFQFEDYEVIKAADGLQAVTLFHENQNEINLIILDWMLPKLDGLGVLRRIRRQSLTVPVIMLTARDYVGDKVAGLQGGADDYVTKPFDIEELLARMQVALRHQENHVDDSQYYRLADLNLDVKTKQVSRHEQNIQLTQREFQLLLELFKHSGETCTREELLNAVWGIDFEGQPNIVDVYVRYLRNKIDCNPHEIKLIQTVRGVGYALATNYS, encoded by the coding sequence ATGAAAAAAACAATATTACTAGTAGAAGATGAACCAGGACTGGCTGACTCATTAGCAACTGAATTTCAATTTGAAGACTACGAGGTTATTAAGGCTGCGGATGGTTTGCAGGCAGTAACGCTGTTTCATGAAAATCAAAATGAAATTAATTTAATAATTCTTGATTGGATGTTACCAAAGTTAGATGGATTGGGCGTATTGCGGCGTATTCGGCGTCAAAGTCTAACCGTTCCTGTAATTATGTTAACTGCGCGCGATTATGTTGGGGATAAAGTCGCAGGACTACAAGGCGGTGCTGATGATTATGTAACGAAGCCATTTGATATTGAAGAATTGTTGGCACGGATGCAAGTGGCATTACGGCACCAAGAAAATCATGTGGATGATAGTCAGTATTACCGATTAGCTGATTTAAATTTAGATGTTAAAACGAAACAAGTGAGTCGACATGAGCAGAATATTCAATTAACGCAAAGAGAATTTCAGTTGTTGTTAGAATTATTTAAGCATAGTGGTGAGACCTGTACGCGTGAAGAATTGTTGAATGCAGTTTGGGGCATTGACTTTGAAGGGCAGCCAAATATCGTAGACGTGTATGTCAGATATTTGCGGAATAAAATTGATTGTAATCCGCATGAGATCAAGCTTATTCAAACAGTGCGTGGCGTGGGATACGCTTTAGCGACTAACTATAGCTAG
- a CDS encoding sensor histidine kinase KdpD encodes MKIQVKQNNASIMLRNMIFMVVAITLLLGLTTVVAVGHQLLEVANENSVNIVKSLEKTVIDGNHDWKNWRRNSTLDTSTSYVHVQNMRVHAKTKNYYSPDTIDLLKVSPKKVPLIKNLYYRNHVGFLYMVHGHAHGIHYQLWVKLNNQLELLMRVIEVMIVILGLTLLVSPFYIRLVAKRLTAPLTTLTAAAQVAVTDNNDQLIKLPVPDKPTEVQTLALSFNDLLAEVYQQTEREKNFVMNAAHELRTPIATIKSNAQLVLRRSKAHPEIIEKSLGYINEESQQMQTLVDELLVLSRADKVVLPLAPYDISASLTELAQRMQPVLSQKLKLVIPAAIEVTANQDSVNQIVTSLLTNAGKYTPAESLLELRLQVANNSELLVQVVDVGPGIIAADKTKVFDRFYRGADVRGTTNGTGLGLAIAKRLASLNHATLTVTDNQPQGSIFTLAFKH; translated from the coding sequence ATGAAAATACAGGTTAAACAGAATAATGCTTCAATCATGTTGCGAAATATGATTTTTATGGTGGTTGCAATAACGTTATTATTAGGATTAACAACAGTTGTTGCTGTTGGGCATCAGTTGCTAGAAGTCGCTAATGAAAATTCTGTTAACATTGTGAAAAGTCTGGAAAAAACGGTTATTGATGGTAATCATGATTGGAAAAATTGGCGGCGAAATAGTACTTTAGATACAAGTACCAGCTATGTTCATGTTCAGAATATGCGGGTACATGCGAAAACCAAAAACTATTATTCACCAGATACGATTGATTTGCTGAAAGTTAGTCCTAAAAAGGTGCCATTAATTAAGAACTTATACTATCGTAATCATGTTGGATTTTTATATATGGTCCATGGTCACGCTCACGGTATCCACTATCAATTATGGGTAAAATTGAACAATCAATTGGAATTGCTCATGCGAGTTATTGAAGTAATGATTGTTATTTTAGGATTAACATTACTGGTGAGTCCGTTCTATATTCGATTGGTTGCTAAGCGATTGACGGCGCCTTTAACAACGTTAACTGCGGCTGCACAAGTGGCTGTAACTGATAATAATGATCAGCTGATTAAATTGCCGGTTCCTGATAAACCAACTGAAGTGCAGACCTTAGCGCTTAGTTTTAATGATTTATTGGCCGAAGTCTATCAACAAACAGAACGAGAAAAAAATTTTGTGATGAATGCAGCACATGAGTTACGGACGCCAATTGCAACTATTAAAAGTAATGCACAGTTGGTATTACGCCGTAGTAAAGCCCATCCAGAAATTATTGAAAAATCACTTGGTTATATTAATGAAGAGTCGCAGCAAATGCAAACTTTGGTAGATGAACTTTTGGTTTTATCACGGGCGGATAAGGTGGTACTACCACTAGCTCCGTATGATATCAGTGCATCATTGACTGAATTAGCACAGCGCATGCAGCCAGTTTTAAGTCAAAAATTAAAATTAGTGATACCAGCAGCCATTGAAGTTACGGCTAATCAAGACAGTGTTAATCAGATTGTCACTAGTCTCCTGACGAATGCCGGCAAATATACACCGGCTGAAAGTTTACTGGAATTGCGATTGCAGGTGGCTAATAATAGTGAACTATTGGTGCAAGTCGTAGATGTTGGCCCAGGAATTATAGCCGCTGATAAGACCAAAGTTTTTGATCGTTTTTATCGGGGTGCGGATGTGCGGGGAACGACCAATGGGACCGGGTTAGGTTTAGCTATTGCCAAGCGCTTAGCCAGTCTAAATCATGCCACCTTAACTGTTACTGATAATCAACCGCAAGGGAGTATTTTCACACTAGCTTTTAAGCATTAA